From the Burkholderia ubonensis subsp. mesacidophila genome, the window AGAAGTGAGGAATGTACGTATCCGCCTTGTGCGCAGCCTGGATCACCATGCTGCCTTCAGGCACCTCGACCTTCTTGCCGTCTATTTCAAGTTCAACCATGATGGTGAATGGTCCTTAACCTATTTCCGCTCGTTCGCGCATTCGCCCGACCGTGCGCTCAAATTCCGCAACCGGGTTTCGCGTCAGGCCGCCGCCGCGTGGGTGTGACCGCCGACCATGCAATGCTTGTGCTCGACGTGGTACGCGAATTCGTCCCAGTAGTGCTTGAGCATGCCGCGCACCGGCATCGCCGCCGCATCGCCGAGCGCGCAGATCGTGCGGCCCATGATGTTCTCGGCGACCGAGTTCAGCAGGTCCAGATCTTCCTGGCGGCCTTCGCCGTGCTCGATACGATTCACGACGCGATACAGCCAGCCGGTGCCTTCACGGCACGGCGTGCACTGGCCGCACGATTCCTCGTAGTAGAAGTACGACAAGCGCAGCAGCGAGCGCACCATGCAGCGCGTCTCGTCCATCACGATCACCGCGCCGGAACCGAGCATCGAGCCCGCCTTCGCGATCGAGTCGTAGTCCATGTCGGTCTGCATCATGATGTCGCCCGGGATCACCGGCGCGGACGAGCCGCCCGGAATCACGGCCTTGATCTTCTTGCCGCCGCGCATCCCGCCGGCAAGCTCCATCAGCGTCGCGAACGGCGTGCCGAGCGGCACTTCGTAGTTGCCCGGACGCTCGACGTCGCCCGACACCGAGAAGATCTTCGTGCCGCCGTTGTTCGGCTTGCCGATCTCGAGGTAGTTCTGCGGCCCGATGGACAGCAGGAACGGCACCGCGGCGAACGTCTCGGTGTTGTTGATCGTGGTCGGCTTGCCGTACACGCCGAAGCTCGCCGGAAACGGCGGCTTGAAGCGCGGCTGGCCCTTCTTGCCTTCGAGCGACTCGAGCAGCGCCGTTTCCTCGCCGCAGATGTACGCGCCGTAACCGTGGTGCGCGTGCAGCTGGAACGAGAACTCCGAGCCCATGATGTGGTCGCCGAGGAACCCGGCCGCACGTGCTTCCTCGAGCGCAGCCTCGAAGCGTCGATACACTTCGAAGATCTCGCCGTGGATGTAGTTGTAGCCGACGGTGATGCCCATCGCGTACGCGCCGATGGCCATGCCTTCGATCAGCGCGTGCGGGTTCCAGCGCAGGATGTCGCGATCCTTGAACGTGCCCGGCTCGCCTTCGTCCGAGTTGCAGACGAGGTACTTCTGCCCCGGGAACTGACGCGGCATGAAGCTCCACTTCAGGCCGGTCGGGAAGCCCGCGCCGCCGCGGCCGCGCAGACCCGACGCCTTGACGTCGGCGATCACCTGCTCGGGCGGGATCTTTTCTTCGAGAATGCGGCGCAGCTGCTTGTAGCCGCCGCGCGCAACGTAATCTTCGAGATGCCAGTTCTCGCCGTTCAGACCAGCGAGGATCAGCGGTTTGATGTGACGGTCGTGGAGGGACGTCATTTCGAGAGCTCCTCAAGCAGCTGGT encodes:
- the nuoF gene encoding NADH-quinone oxidoreductase subunit NuoF yields the protein MTSLHDRHIKPLILAGLNGENWHLEDYVARGGYKQLRRILEEKIPPEQVIADVKASGLRGRGGAGFPTGLKWSFMPRQFPGQKYLVCNSDEGEPGTFKDRDILRWNPHALIEGMAIGAYAMGITVGYNYIHGEIFEVYRRFEAALEEARAAGFLGDHIMGSEFSFQLHAHHGYGAYICGEETALLESLEGKKGQPRFKPPFPASFGVYGKPTTINNTETFAAVPFLLSIGPQNYLEIGKPNNGGTKIFSVSGDVERPGNYEVPLGTPFATLMELAGGMRGGKKIKAVIPGGSSAPVIPGDIMMQTDMDYDSIAKAGSMLGSGAVIVMDETRCMVRSLLRLSYFYYEESCGQCTPCREGTGWLYRVVNRIEHGEGRQEDLDLLNSVAENIMGRTICALGDAAAMPVRGMLKHYWDEFAYHVEHKHCMVGGHTHAAAA